From the genome of Loxodonta africana isolate mLoxAfr1 chromosome 4, mLoxAfr1.hap2, whole genome shotgun sequence:
GTTtttcactgcatttttttttgtaaatttggtcttaaaaaacccaaaaacccagtgcctcttGGTTTATTTTGGGAATTCTGAATGACTGTATGTTAAAGGGTTTCTCAGTTCCTTCTAGCTTTTCCTGACGGGCTTGTGACATTCCCCGAGGGGCAGAGACTGGAACTCCACGTTGCCTAAAACGCTGGGAAGGAAAGAATGAGGGATTGCTAGGGGCACTCAGTGCGGACACTAAAGGCTGCTTTCTGGAAAGCCGATTCCCACGCTGGCTCGCCTCCTTCGCCCAGCCCTGCCACGTCCCCGCGGCGTCGAAGGTCATGTCCCCTGTGTCCTGTGCCCTGATTGGTTGCGCTGGGGGAGTTTCCGCGTGCGCAACCGTTTCCTGTGCCCTGATTGGCTGCCGGCGAGGCGCCGGTCGGCGCGGCTCTGAGAAATTCCTGAGCGCGGGGACCGGGACCCCAGGCGCTCGGGCGTTGCGGGCCGCCGGGAGCCTCTGccggaggagggagggagggaggacggaGCCAGGCCCCCGGGACGCGCCGCGCCCTGCGCGGACCGACGCCGTAGGTGAGTCTCTCTCCTCCCCCGCACAGCGGccgcgggccggggcgggccacCCTTCGCCTGCCATCCGGACGGGGCGGACGTCGGGGCGCCGCGGTCGGACGTTGCTCTGGAAAAGCCAAGACCCCGCATAATTACTGCCTTTCGGGGGGTCCCGGAGAGCCCTGGACCCATGTTTTTCCTTGCTCATAAACATTGGGACTAATTTGAATCTGTCAGCTGATCGTACATGTTATAAAAGAGGAACATAGTTAATGATGCTGTAGAGGAGACTGAATTAAGGATGAAAATTGTGCGTATTGCAGAAGTGGATTTTGCTCCGCTAAAATGTTTAAGAAACATGACGTATCAGAGAATAGCTCACATGGtgatttaacaaacatttaccaAGAGCTTTACTATCTGTTGGGCACAGGGCGTGTATTTAGCGGAGTCTTGTGAAGTTTGTAAGCTAAACTTTTTCCAGTAGTCCAGGTGCCTATTATTTTAGTCCTGGAAtgcagaaataattttaaaaaaaaaattttttttcctctagaacATGCGAACAAACAAAAATTGAGCTTTCTTGGTTAGTGGGATACAGGTGTGAAGAGGAACTATAGTCCCGCCCTCAAAGAACTTAGAGTCTAGTAGAAGAGatgaggagccctgctggcgcagtggttaagaactcggctgctaaccaaaaaggtcggcagttggaatccaccagccactccttggagcaATTCTCATCTGTCCTCACAGGGTCGAaattcactcaacagcagtgggtttggttttgggtttggtttagaagAGATTGCACAGGGGGGAAGCTCTTGAATGCTcgctgaaaggtctgcagttggaacccacccagcgctcagagaaagatctggtgatctgtcaTCATAACAGCCaccaaaactctatggggcagttctcctctgtcctatggggttgctgtgagtcggcatCTACTCagcggcacataacaacaacagaagaaatgGACATATAGGGGAAggtaatatgttttttttttaatatgtttataagTTATCACCAGCAAGTGAGTTTTGATATTTGTTGCTTATTTGTGCGTGCAGATGTATCCTGCCATTCTTGAATCTTTGTGTAGGATGCATGGAAATGTAGGTAAAATCGGAAAACCATGGTGCATTTGGAAAgttgtgaaaatatatatatattttttttaagctGAATTCTTGAGCTAACTTATTCTTAACAAAATGTGATTttagctttctttggaataataGTTGTGATGTTTATTGAGTGCCACGTACTGTTCTAATAAGCACCTTACATGTTTTAGGCAGTATaccatagtgattaagagcagaGCTCTGGAGCCAGGCTGTTGGATTTGAAACTAAGATATACCATTTCTTAGCTGtgcgaccttgggcaagttaccttaTCTGCAtctctttcctcatctttaaaagggCTCTGTAATGATTTAATAAGTTAGTATGGCATTATTGTTAACTCAGCACCATCACTCAGTGAGTTAGTGTCCCCATTTTCCTGATGATCATACTGCGGCACAGAAAGGTGAAGTACCTTTCTCAAGTCACACCACAACTAATGTCCAGGAATTAAGCCCAGGCAGACTAGTTCCAATAGCCCACAATTTGTTCATGATTTTGTTCCTCTGTGGACCAAGTTCTTTGCTGGGCACCGGGGATAAAACAGAACAGGACTTAGTTCTTGCCCTCCCAGCATGAGCAATCTAGGGTAGGTTGTTCATGGCTGGGCTGCCGGGGGTCCCTGAATCCTGCTGAAATCATTTGCAAAATGTTGTGAGTGTGGATGTTTTTTTCTGGAATGAGAGTCTGTGGCTCTCATCAGGTTCTCAGATGGGTCTATGAGCCGAAGAAAGATCAGGAAGTATGATTTTAGCAGAAAAGCTAATAGTGACCAACataatgcctgacacatagtataagctaaaaaaaaaaaaaaaaaacgctgaaTGAATAAagagtggataagtgctacggtAGGGTCAAGGACAGAGTGCTATGGGAGAACACACAGGACCATCACCTGCCCAAGAATGCCTCCTAGAGTCAGTAATGCCAGCCAGGTGAAGAGTAGGGCAgcaactcattcattcattggaAAACAATGGTGAACAAAAAGACAACAGTCCCTGCCCATTGGTAGCCAACTAATAGGTGAGACAAATACACAACATGTGAACAGCTGCAGCTATGACAAATGGTATAGAGGAGTGTACCATGGTTCCATGAAAAGTCTCTAATGGGGATGGGGGCTTTATCCCTGAAGGTCTGAGAAAGTGACACTTAGCCCTGGGAGATAACTGTTGTTtcaaccccaggtgacagagtagaactgccttatagggttttctaggctgtagtcttcatgggagcagatccccagatctttctcccactgagctgctgggtgggttcgaaccaccagcctttcagtcagcatccaagcacttgaccactacgctaccaggactccttaggaGTTAACTAGATGGTTGTTTCAGGCATAGAAAACATCTCCAGAGACCATGTGGTGGGAATAGGTGGAGTACCAGGGGTTGAAAGGAGGCAGGTGTTTATGGCTAGTTGTAGGGAGAGGGAGACAGCGAGGTTGGGGTGGTGGCAGAGCCCAGACAAGGTCTTGTAGGCCATGGTAAGGCATTTTTGTGTTTCAATTTAATTTTTGTCTTTATCTTAAAGTGCCATTGAAAAGTTTATTGCAGAGAGTTAACAAGATCACGTTTTAAGAAGATGCTGGAGAGGAGCCCAGGTAGATTAACTGAAGACCTGGATGAGGACAAGATCTTTGGGGAGAGACTAGAATATAAGGAGAGGGTCTAGAACCAAGCCTTGAAGAAGGTGAGCTTGCAAAGGAGACCAATAAAGGGTGGCCAGAAGTGTAAAAAGGAAGGAGGAGAACTAAGGAGGAGAGTagaatgtcttggaagaaacataaGGTGTTTCAAGAAGAAAGTGGTCAGCTGTGCTGAAAACCGCAAAGAGTCAAAGAGATGAGAACTAAAGCTATTCATTGGTTCTGACAACATTTAAAGTTGTCCTTACTGAGAGCTATTTAGGTAGGAGGAGAAGAAGTGGAGAGAAGAGGATCTGCAAGAATTAGCTGCGAGGAGGGAAAAGATAGGGTTTCAGTTGGAGGGGCaatgagaggaagagagagactgGTTGTTTTAAACGAAGAGGCCTAAAAGCGTTTAAGAGCCATTGAAGTGAAGGGTAGGAGTGTCAGAGAAGGATGTAGCTGAAGGAGCTACTACATGAGAAAGAATGGCCCTAGAGTTGTCAGGCCAAGGGCGTTGGCAAGTCAGCACAGGATAGGGATTACCCAGGAATAATAAATCTACCCCTGGAGGGAAGGGGTGGTTTTATATTTGGTATGATGAGTTGCTCTCCTTTCTTTTAACAGGTTAAGAGGGACAGGCATTGGTTGAGAGTAGAGGATGGACTGAGGAAGGGTGTTAAAGGTCAGAGTTGCAATGATTTGGCATAGTTATGGGGTGAATGGAAGAGTCAGCTGACCAGAGAAATGTTTTGGGATGCTGGGCAGAGGGAGCTAAGTTTGCAGCAAAGGCCAGAAATGAGCTTCCTGGCTTATTCTAGGAATTGAAAACTGGTGAGGGGGGTGGGAAAGGAGGCTAGCTAGAAATAAAACCTAAATTTAATATATGACAAAGGAGGCATCACAAGCATGGGAAAGGAAAGGGTTGTTCAAAAAATGGTGCTTTGAGATTGCTAAACTATGGATAAAATCTATTTAGATTCTCAGTTTATACTCAGAAATTTCAGTTAAGTTATATTTTtgtttgaattttaaaattcaaacaAAAATATAGGAGGAAATATGGGTGAAATTATCTGATCACCTGGTGCCTACAAGTAGTAGGAAtcataaagaaaaggaaagtttGACCATTTAAAATTAACCACTTTGTTATGCGGAAAtatagtaatttctcttatacACGGGGGATACATTCCAAGACACCCCGGGATGCCTGAAACCGCAGAGTACCAAACCCTACATATATTTTGTCCTCTGCATACATACCggtgataaagtttaatttataaattatccACAGTAAGACATTAACAACAATAATTAGTAACAacatagaacaattataacaatatactgaataaaagttatgtgaatgaaGGAGCGAGACGGTGCAAGATTTCCTCAGATCAcatactcatttaacattttcagacCTCGGTTGACCCCGGGTAACTGAAACCGTTGGTAAGGGAGAACTACTATATGCCATTAACAACTAAAAATGAACTGAGGAAATTTCCCAAAATGagattttttcttaataaaaagtTTACACAGGtcagtttttaaaaagcagagagaTTAGTTTTAAAAAGGCAAAGACAGGAATAGTAGATTCACAAAAGGAACTAAAGTTGGTCTAAATAGTTTAAGAGAAGCTCAGTCTCCCTCACTAGTaataaaggaaaatgaaattaaattgaTGTGTCATTTTTCACATAGCAAAATAAAAACTGACGAGAGAAGGACTCACTCTGCTTGTGCAAATGTCAACTGAGTTTTTCTGGAGAATAAATTTAGCAACTCAGCCTTTAAAATGTTCACACATATTCTCTCCAGATAGATTTCTAGGAATCTATCGTAAGGAAATAATAGGAAGTGTGGACAGCTATTTAGCATAGAGCAAAAATTACCAATGGCCTAAATGCCCAGTATTAGGGGATGAGTTACCCAAGTACTGTATAGTATATCCATCCCATGTAATATCACACACTCATTTTAAGTGTTTACAGAGAGTTTTTAATGGAAAGGTTTGATATTTATTGTATATAGGAAAAGCAGCAGAAAATAAATCATGTGTAATGTGAGTTAATTACAGAGGAATCATAACATTCGTGCTTTTCATTTTTGCAGTCAGCTGTGTTTACTCATCAGAGAGAGACAAACCACCACAGGTAGTTTAATCGTTCAGGCAACTCACCCGACTCTCCACATCATAGTACGCCATGGTGTAAACAGGAAATGAGACAACCTGCTGTTCCCTTCGCCTCATTTGGCAGGAGCCTCTGTCAGCGTTAAGTGTCTCACCACGGTGAATGTGTGGTTCTAATGTTTAATGATCTGTCATTTTGTATAACGTAACCCTCAATCCAAGTGAACTACTTCATCTGACGCTCAGCCAGACACTGCTGTCTGTTCCAGCAAGGAACCCCTCGTTGTTGGACTTAATGGAAGACACAGTATGTTCGTCTCCAGCATGGTGTCTGCTTAAAGAGATTTTCAAGGAAAATTCTGAGTCTATGTAATTTTCACTTTATAGGCTGAGTTTAGAACCTAACTCTCATGTATAAGGCAGCCCCACTTCAtgtatttgaaaataataataaatgaggaaagaaacagaaaaaaaatatttaagtcaCAATCTAAACAACAGTTGTCTCTAAGTGGTAGGATTTTGAGAGACTTTTTCTGCTTCCTTATACTTTTCAGCATTTGGCAAATTCTCTGCAGTAAGCaggtatgggagccctggtggatagTGGGTAGgacctcaactgctaaccaaaaggtcagcagtacaaatccaccagccgctccttggaaactctatggggcggttcttctctgtcctatagggtcactatgagtcagaatcgactagatggcaacaggttttgttttggttttaagccATGTATTGCTTTTACAGGAAAACTGAACCACTTAAAATACAGTTTGGACATTTTTCAATTACTCTTCGTAATATACTTCTGTCTGAAGTGAAATTTAAAGTCATACTACAAGATACTTAGATCTAGATATTTCTGAATAGTGGctgccatttattgagtacttactgtgcgccaggcactgtgcaaagtACTTAGCATGCCATTTTAACCCTCACAGTATGCCTGTAAGATCTAGATGCTGTTCTATTTTACAGATAGATgctattaacatttattgaacacaaaCTGTGAGCCATCTTATTTTATCCAAGGCACAAAAAggctaagtaactttcccaagatcACCCAGGAGTTAGAGCCAGGACTGGGTGTGGGCACtttggctgcagagcccacactCTTCCTCAGCATGTGCTATACACGTGGAGCCCAAGCTTGTGGGGTCAGTTCAAGAGGCTCATATGTGGATCTGCCCATGCTCTTCATCATTgtaccttgtcatggattgaattatgtcccccgcaaaaacgtgtgtatccatttggctgggccatgagccccagtattgtgtggttgtcctccattttatgattgtaattttatgttaaagaggattacaacacccttactaaggtcatgtCCCCTTCCCCTGacgctgacgccttgaatttggacttttagcctactttactgcaaagaaataaacttctccttgttaaatccattcacttgtggtatttcacttatagcagcactggatgactaagacatactTCTTCCTGTTATAATTCACGGccttcaaattttttaaaaaatacttcattaTTGTCATCTTGGCTAATGGTATTAGAAATTATCTGAAGAAAACTCTGGTTGAGCCACTAGAAATAGAATCTGTGTCTACAGAGGTTTTAGTCTCCACAGGCACTAACAGTGAGCTGTCATTACAAATGATAAACCAAAATGAGAAAGCTGGTACTCGTTACTTTTCCTTATAATCATTGATTTGATTTGTCAAAATAATAGCAAGGGCATTATTAGAGGCCGAGACTGGAAATGGCTGTATTTGTTTTCccttcaaaggcacaaataataAGGGAAGGCTGTTAATTAACTAGCCAGCCCAGTACTGAACACTTATGTGGCAAGGCTGAAACACACAGTAAGAATACTCTTTGGATACTaatagttaaaaaacaaaaaaaactgggtGTGTTTTcactaccaaaaaacaaaagaaattagtGGCAAAGGATATAATGCAGTAGGCACAGTCTAGCTTTCTCAAGGCACCTGAAGATTATCAAGCTAGGATGGCTGGTTGGACCATGTTAAAGGTATGTTCACCATCCACAGCTAACCTAATTTCCCCTGGCTCTGTGGAGCAGTTTCCCCTGGACCAGTCATGTGGCATTTCCCATCTTACCTGGCTAAGACTCTCATTCTggattttatgtgtgtgtatgtaatacATGTCTCCTAAATGAAATCGAAACAGTGTAGGAAAGGGAGTCTGTCAAAAGAACATTTGAGATCTGTGAGCCTTTGACCTCTTATGAGCTGTAAAATGCAGATAACTACAAGATTGCTGCAAAGCTCAAACAGATAATTAAATTAAAGATGTCTAAGTTGTGACGACTGGGTattacaattcagtgatttttttttaattgtgctttaggtgaaaatttacagctcaagttaatttctcatacaaaaatgtatacacatactgTTACGTGACCCCAGCTgcaatctctataatgtgacagcacactccctgcTTCCACCACGGGTTTTCcctatccattcaaccagttcctgtccctttccgaCTTCGCATCCCgcctctgggcaggagctgcccattagtctcatgtatctatttgaacTGAGCAGTACACTCTTCGCGAgtagaattttttgttttatagtccagtctaatctttgtccgaagagttggcttcgggaatcgTTTTAGTTCTGGCTTAACGTCCAGGGGCCACGTCATCTGGGGTTCTTCTagcctcagaccattaagtctggtctttttacgtgaatttgagctctgcaccacacttttctcctgcttcgtcagggactctctgttgtgttccctgtcagggcagccactggtggtagctggcaccatctagttctggtctgaggctgatggagtcttcAGTAAATTTTTAAGAAGATATATTTAATACTCCACCCAAGTAGTTCTCCTCTTTGGTAATTTAAATCCATTTTGTATGCATCCTTAACTAATTATATCTCAcatttgtatgtgtatgtatccTAAATGGCGACACATCTTATATAAAAccgacatttttttttcttgcaggtTGGATGAGTACATTCTGAATCCCAGGACAGTGGGAACAGCCAGTGGACTACAGGCATGATGTGGATGTTATTGATGAGATCTCAGCCCTGCAGACTGTGTTCTGTCAGGAAGATGTTACAAACTTCAAAATACAGACCTTTTATAGCATGCTGCACCTATACAACTGATAGACAgtcaaacaaagaaaataaaagaacattGGAAAAGCTCTATCAATTTTCGGTTGACGTAAGGAAAATTCGCAGATTAAAAGGATGGGTACTTTTGGAAGATGACACCTATGTTGAAGaaattgtaaatattttacaAGAACTAGGAGCTGATGAAACTGCTATAGCCAGCATTTTGGAACACTGCCCAGAAGCAATTGTCTGTAGTCCAACCGCTGTTAACACCCAGAAAGAACTCTGGCAGTTGGTCTGCAAAAATGAAGAGTTAGTTAAGTTAATAGAACAATTTCCAGAATCTTTCTTTACTGTTAAAGACCAGGAAAACCGGAAGCTGAATGTTCAGTTCTTTCAAGAGTTGGGACTCAAGAATGTCATCATTAGCAGATTTTTAACAACCGCACCTAATATTTTTCATAATCCTGTTGAGAAGAATAAGCAAATGATAAGGATTCTCCAAGAAAGTTATCTAAATTTAGGTGGCTCTGAAGCCAACATGAAAGTTTGGCTACTGAAATTGTTAAGCCAAAACCCATTTATTTTGTTAAATTCTTCTGCATCTATAAAGGGAACACTGGAATTTCTCCAGGAACAAGGTTTCACAAACTCTGAAGTTCTCCAACTTCTGTCCAAACTCAAAGGATTCCTTTTTCAACTTTGCCCAAGAAGTATACAGAACAGTATTTCCTTCTCTAAACAAGCTTTTAAATGCACAGACTGGGACCTAAAGCAATTAATTTTGAAATGCCCTGCTCTTTTATATTATTCTGTTCCGGTTTTGGAAGAACGAATTCAGGGATTACTGAGAGAAGGGATTACCATACCTCAGATAAGAGAGATGCCAATGGTTCTTGAATTAACACCACAGATAGTACAGTACAGGATAAAGAAACTAAATTCTTTAGGCTATAGGATAAAGGATGGACATCTAGCTCATCTAAATGGAACAAAAAAAGAGTTTGAGGCTAACTTTGGTAAAATTCAAGCTAAAAAAGGAAGGCCGTTATTTAACCCTGTGGCACCGTTAAATGTTGAAGAGTAAATTTAACTGATTTACGGTGCTGCTTCTTAACAGTGCAAAGTGAAACATTAGCAAAAACTTAAGCAGTTTAGGCAGTTTGTAGGCACCAATAATTGTACAGACCTATTTAGCTTCGGAGTTGTATTTAAATTAGCTCTAAATAATCTCACTGGTACTGTATCTGAAAACGTAAGTAACTGCATTTAAATAAAGCTGGTAACCTTTACCTTGAGCTGTTTAAAGAACACATGTACTATTAAATGTActattaaaaggagccctggtggtgcaatgattaaagcaatt
Proteins encoded in this window:
- the MTERF2 gene encoding transcription termination factor 2, mitochondrial is translated as MMWMLLMRSQPCRLCSVRKMLQTSKYRPFIACCTYTTDRQSNKENKRTLEKLYQFSVDVRKIRRLKGWVLLEDDTYVEEIVNILQELGADETAIASILEHCPEAIVCSPTAVNTQKELWQLVCKNEELVKLIEQFPESFFTVKDQENRKLNVQFFQELGLKNVIISRFLTTAPNIFHNPVEKNKQMIRILQESYLNLGGSEANMKVWLLKLLSQNPFILLNSSASIKGTLEFLQEQGFTNSEVLQLLSKLKGFLFQLCPRSIQNSISFSKQAFKCTDWDLKQLILKCPALLYYSVPVLEERIQGLLREGITIPQIREMPMVLELTPQIVQYRIKKLNSLGYRIKDGHLAHLNGTKKEFEANFGKIQAKKGRPLFNPVAPLNVEE